One window of the Bacteroidetes bacterium SB0662_bin_6 genome contains the following:
- a CDS encoding ABC transporter substrate-binding protein, producing MKRRDFLRAAAPGPQDAPAPETATEQATTGEAPAVQTMPRVMWRLASSFPNGLDTIYGAAEIMARRVEALTEGRFRIRSYPAGELVPALEVLSAVQNGTVQVGHSASYYFQGKNPALVFDCTIPFGLSARQLNAWFYHGDGLALTREMFADFNVINFPGGNTGTQMGGWFRREIGSLQDLRGLKMRIPGLGGEVMNRLGVTVQVIPAGEIYLALERGAIDATEWVGPYDDEKLGFQEIVQDYYYPGWWEPGPGLSFYVNRDAWDALPSAYREAFETAAAEANEHMLALYDARNGPALRRLVEGGVRLHPFPEEVMAEARQITEELLEESASDPAYRTVYTAYKAWRDDAYRWFGTAELAYGDYAFGSDASPRNV from the coding sequence ATGAAACGACGCGACTTTCTTCGTGCCGCCGCGCCCGGCCCGCAAGATGCGCCGGCTCCGGAAACGGCCACCGAACAGGCCACGACAGGAGAGGCGCCTGCCGTGCAGACGATGCCGCGTGTGATGTGGCGCCTGGCATCCAGTTTTCCCAACGGGCTGGACACGATCTACGGGGCCGCCGAGATTATGGCCCGGCGCGTGGAGGCGCTTACGGAAGGGCGTTTTCGCATTCGCTCCTATCCTGCCGGAGAGCTCGTCCCGGCCCTTGAGGTACTGAGCGCCGTCCAGAATGGAACCGTCCAGGTGGGGCACAGCGCAAGCTACTACTTTCAGGGCAAGAATCCGGCCCTCGTCTTCGATTGCACGATCCCGTTCGGGCTGTCGGCCCGGCAACTCAACGCCTGGTTCTATCATGGGGACGGTCTTGCGCTCACCCGGGAAATGTTCGCCGACTTCAACGTGATCAACTTCCCCGGGGGCAACACGGGCACGCAGATGGGCGGCTGGTTCCGCCGCGAGATCGGATCGCTTCAGGACTTGCGCGGGCTGAAAATGCGCATCCCGGGACTGGGCGGCGAAGTGATGAATCGCCTCGGCGTTACGGTGCAGGTCATACCGGCCGGCGAAATTTACCTGGCGCTCGAACGCGGCGCGATCGACGCCACCGAGTGGGTCGGCCCGTACGACGACGAGAAACTCGGGTTTCAGGAAATTGTGCAGGATTATTACTATCCGGGGTGGTGGGAGCCCGGCCCCGGCCTTTCGTTCTATGTGAACCGGGACGCCTGGGACGCCTTGCCGTCCGCGTACCGGGAAGCCTTTGAAACGGCCGCCGCCGAAGCCAACGAGCACATGCTGGCGCTGTACGACGCACGGAACGGCCCGGCCTTGCGGCGGCTTGTGGAAGGAGGCGTGCGGCTCCATCCGTTCCCGGAAGAGGTGATGGCGGAAGCAAGACAAATCACGGAAGAACTTCTCGAGGAATCGGCCAGCGATCCCGCGTACCGTACGGTCTACACGGCCTACAAGGCATGGCGCGACGACGCCTACCGATGGTTCGGGACCGCCGAACTGGCGTACGGCGATTATGCGTTCGGTTCGGATGCATCTCCCAGAAACGTGTAA
- a CDS encoding TRAP transporter small permease subunit: MRTLLRIAHRIDQTNEWIGRAVYWLTLVMVGVGAYNALVRYLDRFTGLGLSSNTYIELQWYMYSLIFLLGAAYTLKHNAHVRVDVLFMRLTPRGRAWVNLGGALLFLLPFCILVIWTSWPTVHNSWAVLEVSPDPGGLPRYPIKTVIPIAFILLFLQGVSLAIKQIAFLRDPAAEDIPGHAQSDSGKAKGGI; encoded by the coding sequence ATGCGCACGCTGCTTCGCATCGCACATCGTATCGACCAAACCAATGAGTGGATCGGCCGAGCCGTGTACTGGCTGACGCTCGTCATGGTGGGGGTCGGCGCGTACAATGCGCTCGTGCGGTATCTCGATCGGTTCACAGGCCTGGGCCTGAGCTCGAACACCTATATCGAGCTGCAGTGGTACATGTACAGCCTGATCTTTCTGTTGGGCGCCGCTTATACCCTGAAGCACAACGCCCATGTGCGCGTGGATGTGCTGTTCATGCGCCTGACGCCCCGGGGGCGCGCCTGGGTGAACCTGGGCGGCGCCCTGCTCTTCCTGCTGCCTTTCTGTATCCTCGTGATCTGGACATCCTGGCCCACGGTGCATAACTCGTGGGCGGTTCTGGAAGTCTCGCCCGATCCGGGCGGCTTGCCCCGTTATCCGATCAAGACGGTCATCCCCATAGCGTTCATTCTTCTTTTCTTACAGGGAGTCAGCCTCGCTATCAAGCAAATCGCGTTCCTGCGCGACCCGGCCGCGGAAGATATTCCGGGCCACGCTCAGAGTGACTCCGGAAAAGCGAAAGGAGGCATATGA
- a CDS encoding TRAP transporter large permease subunit yields MMGDWLGPLMFAGALILIFSGFPVAFALGGTALIFAFVGIELGYFSWHLLLAMPDRIFDVMSNTLLLAVPYFIFMGAMLEKSRLAEDLLRTIGLLFGRMRGGLAIAVVFVGALLAAATGVVGASVVAMGVISLPVMMRYGYSHELSAGVISASGTLGQIIPPSIVLIVLADQLSVAGRVSVGELFLGALVPGLLLAGLFALYAAGVAFFKPDTAPALPAEERSLPHKELIRRVALVMLPPLLLIIVVLGSIFAGVATPTEAGALGALGALILAAVNRRLTLTSLRETMKETAKLTAMIMILLVGARAFSLVFIGLNGDLWIEELLTTLPGGVIGLILVANLVIFLLGFFIDFFEIAFIIVPLIAPAAALLGVDLVWFGVMIAMNLQMSFLTPPFGFALFYLRGVAPPAITTTQIYRGAVPFIGIQAIGLLLVILFPEIATWMS; encoded by the coding sequence ATGATGGGCGACTGGCTGGGGCCCCTCATGTTCGCCGGGGCGTTGATTCTCATCTTCTCGGGTTTTCCGGTCGCCTTCGCGCTTGGCGGCACCGCCCTGATTTTCGCCTTCGTCGGAATCGAACTGGGCTATTTCAGCTGGCACCTTCTGCTGGCCATGCCGGACCGCATCTTCGACGTGATGTCGAACACGCTGCTGCTGGCCGTGCCGTATTTCATCTTCATGGGCGCGATGCTGGAAAAATCGCGTCTGGCGGAAGATCTGCTCCGGACCATCGGTCTGTTGTTCGGGCGCATGCGCGGCGGGCTGGCCATTGCGGTGGTGTTCGTGGGGGCGCTGCTTGCCGCCGCGACGGGCGTGGTCGGGGCGTCGGTCGTGGCGATGGGCGTCATTTCCCTGCCGGTCATGATGCGCTACGGCTATTCCCACGAACTGTCCGCCGGCGTGATTTCCGCATCGGGTACGCTGGGACAGATCATTCCCCCCAGTATCGTGCTCATCGTGCTTGCGGACCAGTTGAGCGTGGCGGGCCGGGTTTCCGTCGGCGAACTGTTTCTGGGCGCGCTGGTCCCCGGCTTGCTGCTGGCCGGACTGTTTGCGCTCTATGCGGCGGGCGTGGCCTTTTTCAAACCGGACACCGCGCCGGCCCTTCCTGCGGAGGAACGCAGCTTGCCCCACAAGGAACTGATCCGCCGGGTGGCCCTCGTCATGCTGCCCCCGCTACTGCTCATCATCGTGGTACTCGGCAGCATCTTCGCCGGGGTCGCTACGCCGACCGAAGCCGGGGCGCTGGGCGCGCTGGGGGCATTGATCCTCGCCGCCGTCAACCGCCGGCTCACCCTGACGTCTCTCCGGGAAACCATGAAGGAGACGGCCAAGCTGACCGCCATGATCATGATTCTTCTGGTCGGCGCCCGGGCTTTTTCGCTCGTATTCATCGGGCTGAACGGCGACCTGTGGATTGAGGAGTTGCTCACCACCTTGCCGGGAGGGGTTATCGGGCTGATTCTGGTCGCGAATCTCGTGATCTTCCTGCTCGGCTTCTTCATCGATTTCTTCGAGATCGCATTCATCATCGTGCCCCTCATCGCCCCGGCGGCGGCGCTGCTGGGCGTAGATCTCGTATGGTTCGGCGTCATGATCGCCATGAACCTGCAAATGTCCTTTCTGACCCCGCCCTTCGGGTTTGCGCTGTTCTACCTGCGCGGCGTGGCGCCTCCTGCCATCACCACGACGCAGATTTATCGCGGAGCCGTTCCTTTCATAGGGATCCAGGCCATAGGATTGCTTCTGGTGATCCTGTTCCCCGAAATCGCGACGTGGATGTCGTGA
- a CDS encoding AAA family ATPase has translation MPDLFKEAAHRYLARNAPLADRMRPRTLDEFVGQEHILGPGRLLRRAIQADRITSVIFYGPPGSGKTTLARIIANTTEAHFTSLNAVLSGVKDIREAIGDARARLEQYQQRTILFIDEVHRFNKSQQDALLPHVENGTVVLIGATTENPYFEVIKALVSRSRIFELRTLEEPALRQIALHALGDEERGYGSADVQIEPEALEHLIDTANGDARSVLNALELAVETTDPDDAGAIRIDLAVAEESIQRRAVLYDKEGDVHYDTISAFIKSLRGSDPDAALYWMAKMIYAGEDPRFIIRRMFIFAAEDIGLADPRALQMVSATAHGFDYVGLPEGQFMLSECCLYLATAPKGNSTMSYFSALSHVRQERSDDVPNHLKDASRDREGFGHGKGYKYPHAFQEHYVPQQYLPDEMRGTYFYEPGEIGYEAEVARRMEELRRRDAEEELERRVRRYAEEEE, from the coding sequence ATGCCCGACTTGTTCAAGGAAGCCGCTCACCGGTATCTGGCGCGGAATGCCCCCCTGGCGGACCGCATGCGTCCTCGCACGCTGGACGAATTCGTCGGGCAGGAACACATTCTTGGGCCGGGCCGGCTCCTGCGCCGGGCTATCCAGGCGGATCGGATCACCTCCGTGATTTTCTATGGTCCGCCGGGCAGCGGCAAGACCACGCTGGCCCGCATTATTGCCAACACCACCGAGGCGCATTTCACCTCGCTCAATGCGGTGCTGTCCGGGGTCAAGGACATTCGCGAGGCGATCGGGGATGCAAGGGCCCGGCTGGAGCAGTATCAACAGCGGACCATTCTGTTCATCGACGAGGTGCACCGGTTCAACAAGTCGCAACAGGATGCGCTCCTGCCGCATGTCGAGAACGGCACGGTCGTGCTGATCGGGGCCACGACAGAGAACCCGTACTTCGAGGTCATTAAGGCGCTTGTGAGCCGGTCCCGCATCTTCGAGTTGCGGACGCTCGAAGAACCGGCACTGCGGCAGATCGCCCTCCATGCGCTCGGAGATGAGGAGCGCGGGTACGGCAGCGCCGACGTACAGATCGAGCCGGAGGCCCTCGAGCATCTGATCGACACGGCCAACGGCGATGCCCGCTCCGTGCTGAATGCGCTGGAACTGGCTGTGGAGACGACCGATCCGGACGATGCAGGCGCCATTCGGATCGATCTGGCCGTGGCGGAGGAAAGCATCCAGCGGCGCGCCGTGCTGTACGACAAGGAGGGGGACGTACACTACGACACGATCAGCGCATTCATCAAGAGCCTTCGAGGGTCCGATCCCGATGCGGCCCTGTACTGGATGGCGAAGATGATTTACGCCGGGGAAGACCCCCGTTTCATCATTCGCCGCATGTTCATCTTCGCGGCGGAGGACATCGGGCTGGCGGATCCCCGCGCGCTTCAGATGGTGTCCGCCACGGCGCATGGGTTCGACTATGTGGGACTGCCCGAAGGACAATTCATGTTATCGGAGTGCTGCCTGTATCTGGCTACCGCGCCCAAGGGCAATTCCACCATGTCGTATTTCAGTGCGCTGTCCCATGTCCGGCAGGAACGGTCCGACGACGTGCCGAATCACCTGAAGGACGCCAGCCGGGACAGGGAAGGATTTGGCCACGGGAAGGGCTACAAGTACCCCCATGCGTTTCAGGAGCACTATGTGCCCCAGCAGTATCTGCCCGACGAAATGCGGGGCACGTATTTTTACGAACCTGGGGAGATCGGATACGAGGCGGAGGTAGCCCGGCGTATGGAGGAACTCCGGCGCCGCGACGCCGAAGAGGAACTCGAACGCCGCGTACGGAGATATGCGGAAGAGGAGGAATGA
- a CDS encoding sugar phosphate isomerase/epimerase, with translation MDNTRRTFLKTLGAAAAGVAVGGCQETSEPYTEPAEPEPPLPRIGFQLYTVRDAIEVDAAGALGRVAEMGYTAVETGFWPEGMTVAQAGQLLKDTGLSVFAVHVEIPTEEHQAAVLEAAEVYDCDLMVWHGWPEDERYQTMDGIKELADIYNEAYAFCQANGLQFGLHNHWWEFEPIEDGVLPFYEIRPLIDPGIFFEIDTYWALVAGLDPAEVVRDFGAHAPLLHIKDATVLSTEGPMVAAGSGLQDFPAIAEAGKGHIEWMIVEMDDCETDMFEAAAQSFAYLTENNLARA, from the coding sequence ATGGATAATACACGCCGAACTTTTTTGAAAACGCTGGGCGCAGCCGCCGCCGGCGTCGCTGTGGGTGGTTGCCAGGAAACTTCCGAGCCGTACACAGAGCCCGCCGAGCCCGAACCGCCGCTGCCCAGAATCGGATTCCAGTTGTACACAGTGCGGGACGCCATCGAGGTGGATGCCGCCGGCGCACTCGGCCGGGTTGCCGAGATGGGCTATACCGCCGTGGAAACGGGCTTCTGGCCGGAGGGAATGACTGTGGCGCAGGCAGGTCAATTGCTCAAGGACACGGGGCTAAGCGTGTTCGCGGTGCATGTAGAGATTCCGACAGAAGAGCATCAGGCTGCCGTGCTGGAGGCCGCTGAGGTCTACGACTGTGACCTCATGGTCTGGCATGGATGGCCCGAGGACGAGCGGTACCAGACGATGGACGGCATTAAGGAACTGGCCGACATCTATAACGAGGCCTATGCCTTCTGCCAGGCGAACGGCCTGCAATTCGGACTGCACAATCACTGGTGGGAATTCGAACCGATCGAGGATGGGGTACTTCCGTTCTATGAAATCAGACCCCTGATCGACCCTGGAATTTTCTTCGAGATAGACACCTACTGGGCCCTGGTGGCAGGCCTCGATCCTGCAGAGGTGGTGCGTGACTTCGGCGCGCACGCCCCGCTGCTGCACATCAAGGATGCGACGGTGCTCTCCACCGAAGGGCCCATGGTGGCAGCGGGAAGCGGCCTGCAGGATTTCCCGGCGATTGCAGAGGCAGGCAAAGGCCATATAGAGTGGATGATCGTGGAGATGGACGATTGCGAAACCGACATGTTCGAGGCCGCTGCGCAAAGTTTTGCGTATCTCACGGAAAACAATCTGGCGCGGGCCTGA